One stretch of Aeromicrobium fastidiosum DNA includes these proteins:
- a CDS encoding HtaA domain-containing protein yields the protein MMLDHGHTMTTSTHAGEPQEAVPPGLRWAVKRSFLDYVARLPDGRVSTTDGVTHTPDGEFLWAAADRHEDVPEAADRSLGFVGDLRYGGHGGLLFVRLADPCVTLRGGVGTVSVADTFDETHQMLVPLVTFDVTRWDQQPGVEIMRADTVRLTARGATMFNMVYPAGELFEPITMTWPVDRPGGA from the coding sequence ATGATGCTCGACCATGGACACACCATGACTACATCCACACATGCAGGTGAACCGCAGGAAGCTGTCCCACCAGGTCTGCGCTGGGCGGTGAAGCGCAGCTTTCTCGACTACGTCGCGCGTCTGCCCGACGGCCGAGTGAGCACGACGGACGGCGTGACGCACACCCCTGACGGCGAGTTCCTCTGGGCGGCGGCGGACCGTCACGAGGATGTTCCCGAGGCGGCAGACCGATCGCTCGGATTCGTCGGAGACCTCCGGTATGGCGGACACGGAGGCCTGCTCTTCGTACGTCTGGCCGATCCGTGCGTGACGCTGCGCGGCGGCGTGGGCACCGTGTCGGTCGCCGACACCTTCGACGAGACCCACCAGATGCTCGTGCCCCTGGTCACCTTCGATGTCACCCGATGGGATCAGCAGCCCGGCGTCGAGATCATGCGGGCCGACACCGTTCGGCTCACCGCTCGGGGCGCGACGATGTTCAACATGGTGTATCCGGCAGGAGAGCTGTTCGAACCGATCACGATGACGTGGCCGGTCGATCGACCGGGCGGCGCGTGA
- a CDS encoding enoyl-CoA hydratase/isomerase family protein, with protein sequence MVSTSDLLHHTRRGPVTLLTMNRPERRNALTADLLDRVREAMQIADGEPETRAVVLTGAGGFFSSGADLRGESLGAERVLRDHYEPLITTMVGLGVPIVAAIDGFAVGAGASIALACDFRVMASDAFVYVPFAGIGLIPDAGLTWLLPRTVGAARAAQICMLDERVDAATAHAWGIATAVAETTSSLDRALELATALAARSSSLGAVKAALATSWTRDLADHMVFEREVQQRLQALPDYPAAVAAFREHRPPTFGPRPVPGPTHRGELT encoded by the coding sequence ATGGTCAGCACCTCGGACTTGCTGCATCACACCCGGCGGGGACCCGTCACGCTCCTCACCATGAATCGCCCGGAGCGACGCAATGCACTGACCGCCGACCTCCTGGACCGCGTGCGCGAGGCCATGCAGATCGCCGACGGCGAGCCCGAGACCCGAGCGGTGGTGTTGACGGGCGCTGGCGGCTTCTTCTCCTCGGGCGCTGACCTGCGCGGCGAGTCGTTGGGAGCCGAACGCGTGCTGCGAGACCACTACGAGCCGTTGATCACGACGATGGTCGGCCTGGGCGTGCCCATCGTCGCGGCCATCGACGGGTTCGCCGTGGGTGCCGGAGCGTCGATCGCGCTGGCCTGCGACTTTCGCGTCATGGCCTCGGACGCCTTCGTCTACGTTCCCTTCGCGGGCATCGGCCTGATCCCCGATGCCGGACTGACGTGGCTCCTGCCCCGCACGGTCGGCGCAGCTCGCGCGGCCCAGATCTGCATGCTCGACGAGCGAGTCGATGCCGCCACGGCACACGCGTGGGGCATCGCCACCGCGGTGGCCGAGACGACCAGCAGCCTCGACCGGGCCCTCGAGCTGGCCACCGCCCTCGCCGCCCGCAGCAGCAGCCTCGGTGCCGTCAAGGCAGCGCTCGCCACGTCGTGGACCCGCGACCTCGCCGACCACATGGTCTTCGAACGCGAGGTTCAGCAACGCCTCCAGGCCCTGCCGGACTATCCGGCCGCAGTGGCCGCCTTCCGAGAACACCGCCCACCGACCTTCGGTCCGCGACCGGTCCCGGGTCCCACCCATCGAGGAGAACTGACATGA
- a CDS encoding cytochrome P450 — translation MKIDLLDPTNYSYTQPYDQFRWLRENDPVHWHDEPNGKGFWALTRHAHVKEMETKSDVFANEPTIVINDDMVFGDENHKHLLFEDPPGHTQHRRFFTVELQPIPVRSQREHLDELVTGVIDGVIERGECDLVEDLSGPLASFVIADVMGITRDEAQRLFPAAEILVRGISITDGPGAEAAAIVFEAAHRAFVDRKGNPTDDWMGRMANGGWDGHEDVDELQFTLDFLLMVNGGSDTTRNLVATGMWELIKAPSVYAELVADPSLIPQAVEEMLRFNPPIVYQRRTATSDYELGGKTIRKGDKVVGFYGAANRDPEVFADPDVFDIRRSPNPHLAFGSGRHLCAGVHLARLELAIMFRELIRRIPDMELAGPVGWYDYPDVPAGTGPTSMPIRFTPGVREGSQAASVPA, via the coding sequence GTGAAGATCGACCTCCTCGACCCCACCAACTACAGCTACACCCAGCCGTACGACCAGTTCCGCTGGCTGCGCGAGAACGACCCTGTCCATTGGCACGACGAGCCGAACGGCAAGGGATTCTGGGCCCTGACGCGCCATGCGCATGTCAAGGAGATGGAGACCAAGTCCGACGTCTTCGCCAACGAGCCCACCATCGTCATCAACGACGACATGGTCTTCGGCGACGAGAACCACAAGCACCTGTTGTTCGAGGACCCGCCGGGCCACACCCAGCACCGGCGGTTCTTCACCGTCGAGCTCCAGCCCATCCCGGTGCGGTCGCAGCGCGAGCACCTCGACGAGCTCGTGACCGGGGTGATCGACGGCGTGATCGAGCGCGGTGAGTGCGACCTGGTCGAGGACCTGTCGGGGCCGCTGGCCAGCTTCGTCATCGCCGACGTCATGGGCATCACCCGCGACGAGGCGCAGCGACTCTTCCCGGCAGCCGAGATCCTCGTGCGCGGCATCAGCATCACCGACGGTCCGGGAGCGGAGGCGGCCGCGATCGTGTTCGAGGCGGCGCACCGCGCATTCGTCGACCGCAAGGGCAACCCGACCGATGACTGGATGGGACGCATGGCCAACGGTGGGTGGGACGGGCACGAGGATGTCGACGAGCTCCAGTTCACGCTCGACTTCCTGTTGATGGTCAATGGCGGCAGCGACACGACGCGCAACCTGGTGGCCACGGGCATGTGGGAGCTGATCAAGGCGCCGTCCGTCTACGCCGAGCTGGTCGCGGACCCCTCGCTGATCCCCCAGGCGGTCGAGGAGATGCTGCGCTTCAACCCGCCGATCGTGTACCAGCGTCGTACCGCGACCAGCGACTATGAGCTCGGCGGGAAGACGATCCGCAAGGGCGACAAGGTCGTCGGCTTCTACGGCGCCGCGAACCGCGACCCCGAGGTCTTCGCGGACCCCGACGTCTTCGACATCCGGCGCTCGCCCAATCCACATCTGGCCTTCGGGTCCGGGCGTCACCTGTGCGCAGGCGTCCACCTGGCGCGGCTCGAGCTCGCGATCATGTTCCGCGAGCTGATCCGTCGCATCCCCGACATGGAGCTGGCCGGCCCGGTCGGCTGGTACGACTACCCCGACGTGCCGGCAGGAACAGGCCCGACGAGCATGCCCATCAGGTTCACGCCCGGTGTGCGCGAGGGGAGCCAGGCAGCATCCGTGCCTGCCTGA
- a CDS encoding TetR family transcriptional regulator C-terminal domain-containing protein: MHTSEADGRRSRTRLIAAFRDASLDAESGLLLHRVVELAACTVAELRIHFAGVDELAVAALVEEFDTGSTIYFTARVENRLTGTQLSEQAMAYVLGFIGERRPVYRQILTGGSRSAVAAEEALAERAREYLRAQRESAHPEVASRMFAAGVMAIIRWWLADDAPMSTEDLAREISRAVPPDFTH; the protein is encoded by the coding sequence ATGCACACCAGCGAGGCTGACGGGCGGCGTTCGCGAACGCGGCTGATCGCCGCGTTCCGGGACGCGAGCCTCGATGCCGAGTCCGGGCTGCTCCTGCACCGGGTCGTCGAGCTGGCCGCGTGCACGGTGGCCGAGCTGAGGATCCACTTCGCAGGAGTCGACGAGCTGGCAGTCGCCGCGCTCGTCGAGGAGTTCGACACCGGGTCGACGATCTACTTCACCGCCCGGGTCGAGAACCGGCTGACGGGTACGCAGCTCAGCGAGCAGGCCATGGCCTACGTGTTGGGTTTCATCGGCGAGCGGCGTCCTGTCTACCGCCAGATCCTGACCGGCGGCAGCCGATCCGCTGTCGCGGCAGAGGAGGCCCTGGCCGAGCGCGCCCGCGAGTACCTGCGCGCTCAGCGGGAGTCGGCTCATCCCGAGGTGGCGTCGCGGATGTTCGCGGCCGGGGTCATGGCGATCATCCGGTGGTGGTTGGCCGACGACGCGCCGATGAGCACCGAGGATCTCGCCCGCGAGATCAGCCGAGCGGTTCCCCCCGACTTCACGCACTGA
- a CDS encoding FAD-dependent oxidoreductase: protein MTHVITHDCCNDGSCITVCPVQCIRPRPGDADFTTAEQLYVDPESCIDCGACLDACPIDAVQADYLLPADLSHLLELNAEYFVDHPITDNMPEPDVYRKPPADREPLRVAVIGSGPAACYLADEISQIRGASVSLFERLPVPFGLARAGVAPDHPSTKRIVERFRDVLLRPHVECFFNVEVGAHVSVDELLRYHHAVVIATGATSDGRIHVPGETLAGSHSARELVGWYNGSPDHADDTYDFDTARAVVIGNGNVALDVARVLARDPEHFTRTDMADHAIEALRHSAVREVVVAARRGPAHAAYSTGELRALARIEGVDLLVSPDELTGSEETALWRHDVLRAASDRTPSEGNRRIVLRYGLTPTSIDDDGNGRVRSITFSRADGSPETLETGLVLRAAGYRGLPFSGLPYDEGRGTVANERGRVTDPETGTAHAGVYCSGWIKRGPSGGIGTNKVDSAETTEALWADYVAGRLHEPQGDQAELAALVAERQPATVDKDAWLRIDAAERSRGRAADRPRVTFVRVSEMLATAHAPR, encoded by the coding sequence ATGACGCACGTCATCACCCACGACTGCTGCAACGACGGCTCCTGCATCACCGTGTGCCCGGTCCAGTGCATCCGTCCCCGTCCCGGAGACGCCGACTTCACGACCGCCGAGCAGCTGTACGTCGATCCCGAGTCGTGCATCGACTGCGGAGCGTGCCTCGACGCATGCCCCATCGACGCCGTGCAGGCCGACTACCTGCTGCCCGCAGACCTGAGTCATCTGCTCGAGCTCAACGCCGAGTACTTCGTCGATCACCCGATCACCGACAACATGCCCGAGCCCGACGTCTACCGCAAACCACCGGCCGATCGCGAGCCACTGCGCGTCGCCGTCATCGGATCCGGGCCGGCTGCCTGCTACCTCGCCGACGAGATCTCCCAGATCCGCGGCGCCTCGGTGTCCCTCTTCGAACGCCTGCCCGTGCCATTCGGTCTCGCTCGCGCGGGCGTGGCACCAGACCATCCGTCGACCAAGCGCATCGTCGAGCGGTTCCGCGACGTCCTGCTGCGGCCACACGTGGAGTGCTTCTTCAACGTCGAGGTCGGCGCGCACGTCTCGGTCGACGAGCTGCTGCGGTATCACCACGCGGTGGTGATAGCGACGGGAGCCACGAGCGACGGACGGATCCACGTCCCGGGCGAGACCCTCGCCGGATCGCACTCGGCGCGGGAGCTCGTCGGTTGGTACAACGGCAGCCCGGATCATGCCGACGACACCTATGACTTCGACACCGCACGAGCTGTCGTGATCGGCAACGGCAACGTCGCGCTCGACGTGGCGAGGGTGCTGGCCCGTGACCCCGAGCACTTCACCCGGACCGACATGGCCGATCACGCGATCGAAGCACTCCGGCACAGCGCGGTGCGTGAGGTCGTGGTCGCGGCTCGCAGGGGGCCGGCGCACGCCGCGTACAGCACGGGCGAGCTCCGAGCGCTCGCCCGGATCGAGGGTGTCGACCTCCTGGTCTCCCCCGACGAGCTCACGGGGTCTGAGGAGACCGCGCTGTGGCGCCACGACGTCCTCCGTGCCGCATCGGACCGCACTCCGTCCGAGGGCAACCGGCGGATCGTCCTGCGGTACGGGCTCACGCCGACCTCCATCGACGACGACGGCAACGGGCGTGTCCGGTCCATCACCTTCAGCAGGGCCGACGGCAGCCCCGAGACGCTGGAGACCGGGCTCGTGCTGCGTGCGGCGGGCTACCGAGGACTTCCCTTCAGCGGTCTGCCGTACGACGAGGGTCGTGGGACGGTGGCCAATGAGCGTGGTCGCGTCACGGACCCCGAGACCGGCACGGCACACGCGGGGGTCTACTGCTCGGGGTGGATCAAGCGTGGCCCGTCCGGGGGCATCGGCACCAACAAGGTCGATTCGGCCGAGACCACGGAGGCGCTGTGGGCCGACTACGTCGCCGGCCGACTGCACGAGCCGCAGGGCGATCAGGCCGAGCTGGCTGCTCTCGTCGCGGAGCGCCAGCCGGCAACGGTCGACAAGGACGCGTGGCTTCGCATCGATGCCGCCGAGCGGTCGCGAGGGCGTGCGGCCGATCGACCGCGGGTGACCTTCGTGCGGGTCTCGGAGATGCTCGCCACCGCTCACGCTCCGCGCTGA
- a CDS encoding aldehyde dehydrogenase, with amino-acid sequence MSTTANETELGRPQFFINNEWVAPAGGELHDAIDAATEEVIAVAAMATEADMDAAVRAARDAFDRGPWPRMTLQERSAALHRFADELEKRSDFTAQLVTREIGTTIGMSTILNGQAPAMQIRYYADLVLDVELEKVQPSMFGSTIVRKEPLGVAAVIVPWNYPHSIAMFNVAPALAAGCTVVLKPSPETALDSYVLADAARDAGLPAGVLNIVLGGREAGAALVSHPGVDKVAFTGSTEAGRKVGEAAGRGLKHVILELGGKSASIVLEDASMETFYAGIGASSFMNNSQTCTTASRVLAPRSRYDDVVETLKTWCTDQVIGDPFDPAVTMGPMASKHHLARINEHIEAARQTSARLITGGGRPAGLDRGWYVEPTIFADVDNGDRLAREEVFGPVIAVIPYDDEVEALRLANDSDFGLGGVVWSADEQHAIEVARQIRTGAVGINYWGLDMNAPFGGVKASGVGRELGSVGLDNYFEYKSIYASADLLNG; translated from the coding sequence ATGAGCACGACGGCGAACGAGACGGAACTCGGCAGGCCTCAGTTCTTCATCAACAACGAGTGGGTCGCCCCGGCCGGCGGCGAACTTCACGATGCGATCGATGCGGCCACCGAGGAGGTCATCGCAGTGGCCGCGATGGCCACCGAAGCCGACATGGACGCTGCGGTCCGGGCCGCCCGGGACGCCTTCGACCGCGGGCCCTGGCCCCGGATGACGCTCCAGGAGCGTTCGGCTGCGCTCCACCGGTTCGCTGACGAGCTGGAGAAGAGGTCGGACTTCACCGCTCAGCTCGTGACCCGCGAGATCGGTACCACGATCGGCATGTCGACGATCCTGAACGGCCAGGCACCGGCCATGCAGATCCGCTACTACGCCGACCTGGTGCTGGACGTCGAGCTCGAGAAGGTCCAGCCGAGCATGTTCGGCTCGACGATCGTGCGCAAGGAGCCGCTGGGCGTGGCCGCCGTCATCGTCCCGTGGAACTACCCGCACTCGATCGCGATGTTCAACGTCGCACCCGCGCTGGCGGCGGGTTGCACGGTCGTGCTCAAGCCCTCTCCCGAGACGGCTCTCGACTCCTACGTCCTGGCTGACGCGGCGCGCGACGCCGGTCTCCCGGCCGGCGTGCTCAACATCGTCCTCGGTGGACGCGAGGCAGGTGCGGCGCTGGTGAGCCACCCGGGTGTCGACAAGGTCGCGTTCACCGGTTCGACCGAGGCAGGCCGCAAGGTCGGCGAGGCGGCTGGCCGAGGACTGAAGCACGTCATCCTCGAGCTCGGCGGCAAGTCCGCATCGATCGTGCTGGAGGACGCCAGCATGGAGACGTTCTACGCCGGTATCGGTGCATCGTCGTTCATGAACAACTCCCAGACGTGCACGACCGCGTCGCGCGTCCTCGCACCGCGGTCGCGCTACGACGACGTCGTCGAGACGCTGAAGACGTGGTGCACCGATCAGGTGATCGGCGATCCCTTCGACCCGGCCGTCACGATGGGGCCGATGGCGAGCAAGCATCACCTGGCCCGGATCAACGAGCACATCGAGGCGGCCAGGCAGACCAGCGCCCGCCTGATCACGGGAGGTGGGCGTCCCGCCGGACTCGACCGCGGGTGGTACGTCGAGCCGACCATCTTCGCCGACGTCGACAACGGCGACCGGCTGGCGCGCGAGGAGGTCTTCGGACCCGTCATCGCCGTGATCCCCTACGACGACGAGGTCGAGGCTCTGCGCCTCGCCAACGACAGCGACTTCGGCCTCGGAGGTGTCGTGTGGAGCGCTGATGAGCAGCACGCCATCGAGGTGGCCCGGCAGATCCGGACGGGAGCGGTCGGCATCAACTACTGGGGACTCGACATGAACGCCCCCTTCGGCGGCGTGAAGGCGAGCGGCGTGGGTCGTGAGCTCGGTTCGGTCGGCCTCGACAACTACTTCGAGTACAAGTCGATCTATGCGAGTGCTGACCTGCTGAACGGCTGA
- a CDS encoding NDMA-dependent alcohol dehydrogenase — translation MQTRAAIIRESPGKFEIATLELDAPRHGELLVKMVAAGLCHSDDHMQTGDMPPGHMPIITGHEGGGIVEEVGPGTEGFEVGDHVIFSFIPSCGECRFCAMGLTNLCNIGAFLMFGSRLDDPEDFRLKLPDGTGVGQSCSIGTLSEYTVVSTHSAIKVDKDLPLDKLCLLGCGVGTGLGSAFNGAEVKAGDVVIVMGAGGIGSNAVQGAKIAGATTVIVVDPVKFKRDNALTMGATHVYDNIAEATAYAQSITNGQGADSAIVSIGVVHGEHIADAFAAIRKGGTVVVTGIMPFGEVGIPISAMELTLLQKRIQGVLFGACNPRADIPRQIEMYRAGQLKLDELVTTKYRLDDVHRAYEDLNAGVNIRGVITFD, via the coding sequence ATGCAGACACGAGCCGCCATCATCCGTGAGTCCCCCGGCAAGTTCGAGATCGCGACCCTCGAGCTCGACGCTCCCCGCCACGGTGAGCTGTTGGTCAAGATGGTCGCCGCGGGGCTGTGCCACTCTGACGACCACATGCAGACCGGCGACATGCCCCCGGGGCACATGCCCATCATCACGGGTCACGAGGGCGGTGGCATCGTCGAGGAGGTCGGCCCGGGCACGGAGGGCTTCGAGGTGGGCGACCACGTCATCTTCTCGTTCATCCCGAGCTGTGGCGAGTGCCGTTTCTGCGCCATGGGCCTGACGAACCTCTGCAACATCGGTGCCTTCTTGATGTTCGGCTCGCGGCTCGACGACCCCGAAGACTTCCGGTTGAAGCTGCCCGACGGCACGGGAGTCGGTCAGAGCTGCTCGATCGGCACGCTCTCGGAGTACACGGTCGTCTCCACCCACTCGGCGATCAAGGTCGACAAGGACCTCCCGCTCGACAAGCTGTGCCTGCTCGGCTGCGGCGTCGGCACCGGGCTCGGGTCCGCCTTCAACGGGGCCGAGGTCAAGGCCGGTGACGTCGTCATCGTGATGGGTGCCGGTGGCATCGGCTCGAACGCCGTGCAGGGCGCCAAGATCGCGGGAGCCACCACGGTCATCGTCGTCGACCCGGTCAAGTTCAAGCGGGACAACGCGCTGACCATGGGCGCCACCCACGTTTACGACAACATCGCCGAGGCCACGGCCTACGCCCAGTCGATCACCAACGGGCAGGGTGCCGACTCCGCCATCGTCAGCATCGGCGTCGTCCACGGGGAGCACATCGCCGATGCCTTCGCCGCCATCCGCAAGGGCGGCACGGTCGTCGTCACCGGCATTATGCCGTTCGGTGAGGTCGGCATCCCGATCAGCGCGATGGAGCTGACGCTCCTGCAGAAGCGGATCCAGGGCGTTCTCTTCGGCGCGTGCAACCCGCGTGCCGATATCCCCCGACAGATCGAGATGTACCGCGCCGGTCAGCTCAAGCTCGACGAGCTCGTGACGACGAAGTACCGCCTCGACGACGTCCACCGCGCCTACGAGGACCTCAACGCCGGGGTCAACATCCGCGGCGTCATCACGTTCGACTGA
- a CDS encoding ferredoxin has protein sequence MKFVVNLDLCESYGICAFTTPDQFELRDDGQLVFRDEAESEYVSPDLDPDAARGAQTAADACPLQAIRMVS, from the coding sequence GTGAAGTTTGTCGTGAACCTGGACCTGTGCGAGAGCTACGGCATCTGCGCCTTCACGACACCAGATCAGTTCGAGCTTCGCGACGACGGTCAGCTGGTCTTCAGGGACGAGGCGGAATCCGAGTATGTATCGCCTGATCTGGATCCCGATGCGGCGCGTGGAGCGCAGACGGCTGCCGATGCGTGCCCCCTGCAGGCGATCCGCATGGTCTCGTGA
- a CDS encoding acyl-CoA dehydrogenase family protein, producing MDLDLTPEQVKLQATAEEVGRSFRDDARDWDESDEAPYRHIFDRVAEAGLLAVAIPREHGGLGGGALEYLITVEALFRMSQSWLPAEPVFATSGPGPSMLLIGKQEARDRYLPDIVSGRRACNIALTEPGAGSALTDLVTTAERDGDEFVLNGTKSFVTGSNVNDLNATFVRFDGVPGAKGIGAVMVDAKLPGVTVERGPRFLGDRGIAHGNLILEDVRVGVDDLICAPGEFGRLMTAFNLERLHNCGFWLGFSEAAYDEASSYVLQREQFGKPLVAFQVVHHALADMWVQIEALRLLAYRAAATAVEGRFPRLAEVTQAKLFGATVGPQITLKALELHGGLGVTTDFAIQRIHRDAVTNVVAGGAPAVLRTGVASGLFPGVRFGQH from the coding sequence ATGGATCTAGATCTCACTCCGGAGCAGGTGAAGCTCCAGGCCACCGCCGAAGAAGTGGGTCGGTCGTTCCGCGACGATGCACGCGACTGGGACGAGAGCGACGAGGCCCCGTACCGGCACATCTTCGACCGGGTCGCCGAGGCTGGTCTGCTCGCGGTCGCCATCCCGCGGGAGCACGGGGGGCTCGGGGGCGGAGCGCTCGAGTACCTGATCACGGTCGAGGCCCTGTTCAGGATGTCCCAGTCGTGGTTGCCGGCAGAGCCGGTGTTCGCCACCAGCGGGCCCGGCCCCTCGATGCTCCTGATCGGCAAGCAGGAGGCGCGTGATCGGTACCTCCCCGACATCGTGTCGGGCCGCCGGGCGTGCAACATCGCCCTGACCGAGCCCGGGGCCGGGTCGGCGCTCACCGATCTGGTCACGACGGCCGAGCGCGATGGCGACGAGTTCGTCCTCAACGGCACGAAGAGCTTCGTCACCGGTTCGAACGTCAACGACCTGAACGCGACGTTCGTCAGGTTCGACGGCGTGCCGGGAGCCAAGGGAATCGGCGCGGTGATGGTCGACGCCAAGCTGCCCGGCGTGACGGTGGAGCGTGGCCCCCGGTTCCTGGGCGATCGAGGCATCGCCCACGGCAACCTCATCCTCGAGGACGTCCGGGTCGGCGTCGACGACCTGATCTGCGCTCCGGGAGAGTTCGGTCGGCTGATGACCGCGTTCAACCTCGAGCGTCTGCACAACTGCGGGTTCTGGCTCGGCTTCAGCGAGGCGGCCTACGACGAGGCCTCGAGCTACGTGCTCCAGCGCGAGCAGTTCGGCAAGCCGCTCGTCGCGTTCCAGGTGGTCCATCACGCTTTGGCCGACATGTGGGTGCAGATCGAGGCCTTGCGGCTCCTCGCCTACCGCGCTGCGGCCACCGCCGTCGAGGGCAGGTTCCCCCGGTTGGCAGAGGTGACGCAGGCCAAGCTCTTCGGGGCCACGGTCGGTCCGCAGATCACGCTCAAGGCGCTCGAGCTGCACGGCGGGCTCGGAGTCACCACGGACTTCGCGATCCAGCGCATCCACCGTGATGCCGTCACGAACGTCGTGGCCGGGGGAGCGCCCGCGGTTCTCCGCACCGGGGTCGCCTCGGGCCTGTTCCCGGGAGTCCGCTTCGGTCAGCACTGA
- a CDS encoding EthD domain-containing protein: protein MSRVKLFGAIPRRPGMSAREFHDHYRYPHGTIGMTISSMRDYVQSHQIHSELIDDRQTRFEGCSEIWFDSLDDALNVRTDPIYIAHIGPDEPQLAEVEHLAFVIAEEEVLKSGPDHREPLPAAEAAWDERRLPTTIKLLQFIEQSGDQPWDREDDFELGERLGALRHVRCRPVPGTTEGAFAVGVRELWWGSEYDLEQKVARDPSAWHELIDRPQQWVGYVARAERFA from the coding sequence ATGTCCAGGGTCAAGCTGTTCGGGGCGATCCCGCGTCGTCCGGGAATGTCCGCTCGTGAGTTCCACGACCACTACCGGTACCCCCACGGGACCATCGGCATGACCATCTCGTCGATGCGCGACTACGTGCAGAGCCACCAGATCCACAGCGAGCTGATCGACGACCGCCAGACGAGGTTCGAGGGCTGCTCCGAGATCTGGTTCGACAGTCTCGACGACGCGCTGAACGTGCGGACCGACCCGATCTACATCGCCCACATCGGTCCGGACGAGCCGCAGCTCGCGGAGGTGGAGCACCTGGCCTTCGTGATCGCCGAGGAGGAGGTGCTCAAGTCGGGCCCGGATCACCGTGAGCCGCTCCCCGCCGCCGAGGCGGCGTGGGACGAACGACGGTTGCCGACGACGATCAAGCTGTTGCAGTTCATCGAGCAGAGCGGTGACCAGCCGTGGGACCGAGAGGACGACTTCGAGCTGGGCGAACGGCTGGGGGCTCTGCGCCACGTGCGGTGCCGTCCCGTTCCGGGCACCACTGAAGGAGCCTTCGCCGTCGGCGTCCGCGAGCTGTGGTGGGGGAGCGAGTACGACCTGGAGCAGAAGGTCGCCCGTGACCCGTCCGCCTGGCACGAGCTCATCGACCGGCCACAGCAGTGGGTCGGCTACGTCGCGCGCGCCGAACGGTTCGCGTGA
- a CDS encoding nuclear transport factor 2 family protein, with protein sequence MSPKDQIETIESFLRLVNSGDMVSASELIHPDFDLVEQPGLPYAGEYHGRDGFLGLMEAAGRTWTRWVDAPYPYELAVEGNRVFKEVRFTATAAATGVEIEMDFMEVFELEDGLIRRVRAYYWDPEGIRAATSPAPI encoded by the coding sequence ATGTCACCCAAGGATCAGATCGAGACCATCGAGAGCTTCCTGCGGCTGGTCAACTCGGGCGACATGGTGTCCGCCTCGGAGCTGATCCATCCCGACTTCGACCTCGTGGAGCAGCCGGGGCTTCCCTACGCCGGTGAGTATCACGGACGGGACGGATTTCTCGGGCTCATGGAGGCAGCCGGCCGCACGTGGACGCGGTGGGTCGACGCGCCCTATCCCTACGAGCTGGCCGTCGAGGGCAACCGCGTGTTCAAGGAGGTCCGCTTCACGGCGACGGCGGCGGCCACGGGTGTCGAGATCGAGATGGACTTCATGGAGGTCTTCGAGCTCGAGGACGGTCTCATCCGCCGGGTTCGTGCCTACTACTGGGATCCAGAAGGCATTCGCGCGGCGACCTCGCCGGCCCCGATCTGA
- a CDS encoding EthD domain-containing protein, whose product MIKMIVLIKRNPALTREEFDEHWRHVHARLVRELPEVSSCMQRYVQNYMIAGAEQASDEFGDVGLPTDDLDFDGIMEAHFASMDDMTRMTSSESYLSFIRPDEEHLVDAARSKVYLTEEYVVVDSDRRPPGEAAAHGHEEAV is encoded by the coding sequence ATGATCAAGATGATCGTCCTGATCAAGCGCAACCCCGCGTTGACCCGCGAGGAGTTCGACGAGCACTGGCGCCACGTCCATGCGCGGCTGGTCCGTGAGCTGCCCGAGGTCTCGTCGTGCATGCAGCGCTACGTCCAGAACTACATGATCGCCGGGGCGGAGCAGGCGTCCGACGAGTTCGGTGACGTGGGTCTGCCGACCGACGATCTCGACTTCGACGGCATCATGGAGGCGCACTTCGCATCGATGGACGACATGACGCGGATGACCTCCAGCGAGTCGTACCTCAGCTTCATCAGACCCGACGAGGAGCATCTGGTGGATGCCGCGAGGTCGAAGGTGTATCTCACCGAGGAGTACGTCGTGGTCGACTCCGACAGGCGCCCACCTGGCGAGGCAGCGGCGCACGGCCACGAGGAGGCGGTCTGA